CGCGTGCCGGTGGCCCGGCCGGGTGATCAACCGGCTGATCGACTCCAGCCGCCGCGGATCGGTGACCACGACCCGCCACCCCGCCGCCCGCGCCTGGGCCACCCACGGCGCGGCCGGGTCCGAGGTCAGCGCGGCCAGCGTGTAGCGCTCGGCGTCCACGGCCAGCGCGGTCAGCAGCGGCGCCGACGTCACGTCGACCCCGAGCGCCACCGACAGCCGCGGTGACCACCGCACCGCGATCCGGTCGACCTGGGTGCGCAGCAGCGCGGTCAGCGCGCTCGTCGCGGCCACCAGCAGCACGATCAGCTGCGCCAGCCGCGCGAACTGCAGCGCCAGCGGCACCCCGTCCGTCGTGCACCCCGGCGCCGCGAACATGTCGACCGCGTAGTTGTTGGTGATCAGCCCGACCACCCGGGTGACCACGCTCCAGCCGGTGCTGAGCCCGGCGTCCGGGCACCGCGCGTACGACGCCGACGCCAGCACCAGCACCGTCGCTATGCCCATGCCCAGCAGCACCACCGCGAACGGCCGGGTGTTGCGCCGGTTCACCCACCGCCACGTGCCGAAGGCGACCAGCCCCGCGACCAGGTTGAGCGCCACCGGCCACGACGCCGTCGAGTCGCCGTACGCCGAGAGCGGGCCGGGCAGGTCGACGTACACGGCCAGCGCGAGCAGCCCGACGCCGACCAGGTAGACCGTCCCGGCCACCCGCACCACCCAGCGCGCGCGCTCGCTCACGCGAGGATCGTAGGGGCCGCTGCGGGTCTCAGGCGCGCAGCTCGGCCAGCACCTTCGCCAGGCGGCGGGCCCGGGTCTCCGGCTGCTTGGCCTCCGTCAGCTGCCGGGCGGCCTCCTTGCGCCGGGTGAACGACCACCCGTCCCACACCGCCCGGGCCGCGGCGTCCCCGGCCAGCTCGGCGGCCAGGTCCTCGGGCGGCTCGACGGTGCGCTCGGCGGTGTCGAGCACGACCTCGAGGTCGAGGGTCTGGCCCGCCTCGACGCCCGCGGCCCTGCGGTCGGCCTGGCTCATGCCGAGCATGAAGGTGCCGCCCATGTTCGCGATCGACGAGCGCCAGGTGTGGTCGCCGACGGTGGCCACGACCTTGGGCCGCCGGCCGCCGCCCAGCTCCTCGACGGCCGCGTCGGGGATCTCGAAGCCGGCGGTGTTCCCACCGTGGCTGACCAGCTCGAGCCGCAGCTTCACAGTCTCTCCTCCAGGTGGATGGTCACGGTCTCGCCCGCGGCCTTGTCGACCTCGACCTGGAGCGCACCCCGGACGGGGAGCTTGTGCCGGCCGTCGCCGAGGGCCATGAACGAGCTCTGGAACGCTACGCCGTCCACGGTCCCGCGGACCTTGACCAGGCCGCGGGTGCCGAAGAACTCGGCCGAGTCCGGCCACACGACGTAGGTCCAGCCGCCCTTCGCGTCCGACTTCTGCAGCGTGGCCTCGAACGTGACGTCGAGCGGTCCTGCCTCCGCGGTCATGCCGGGTGGACCGGGGTCGGCGTGCGGACTCATCGATCGGCATCAGAGGATGGAGGCGTGGTGGACCTGCGCAGCCTGGTGGCGGACGCCCGGCCGCTGCAGGAGGGGCACTTCCGGCGGTTGTGGCTGGCCAACATCGTCACCGTCATCGGCGCCCAACTGACGATCGTGGCGGTGCCGGCGCAGATCTACGCCGACACCGGCTCCTCGGCGTACGTCGGGCTGACCGGCGTCTTCGGCCTGGTGCCGCTGGTCGTCTTCGGGCTGTACGGCGGCGCGCTGGCCGACGTCTTCGACCGCCGCACGATCCTCGTCATCACCACCACCGGGCTGATCGGGACCAGTGCGCTGTTCTGGGTGCAGGCGGCGCTGGGCGGGACCAACGTGTGGCTGCTGCTGGCGCTGTTCTCGGTGCAGCAGGCGTTCTTCGCGGTCAACCAGCCCACGCGCAGCGCCGTGCTGCCCAAGATCCTGCCGGCCGAGCTGCTGCCGGCGGCGAACTCGCTCAACATGACGGTCTTCCAGGCCGGCGCGATCGGCGGGCCGCTGGTGGCCGGCGCGCTCATCCCCCTGGTGGGACTGTCGTGGCTCTACCTGGTCGACACGATCACGCTCTTCGCCACGCTGTTCGCGGTGCTGCGGCTGCCGCCGCTGGCGGTCACCGACGCCGCGGCCGCGGCGCCCGGCGTCCGCGCGGTGGTCGAGGGGTTCGCCTACCTGCGCCACCAGCCGGTGCTGCTGATGTCGTTCGTGGTCGACATCATCGCGATGGTCTTCGGCATGCCGCGGGCGCTGTTCCCCGAGATCGCGCACCTCGACTTCGGCGGACCGGACGAGGGCGGCCTGGCCTTCGCACTGCTCTTCGCCGCGATCCCGGCCGGCGCCGTGGTCGGCGGCGTGTTCAGCGGCTGGGTGTCGCGGGTGGAGGCGCAGGGCCGGGCGGTCATCGTCTGCATCCTCATCTGGGGTGTGGCCATGGCCGGGTTCGGGCTCTTCGTGGGTCTGGCCGACGTGGCGCCGGACCTGATGCTCGCGCTCGCGCTGGTCATGCTGGCGCTGGGCGGCGCGGCCGACATGGCCTCCGCGGCCTTCCGCACGAGCATGCTCCAGAGCGCCGCCGACGACGCGGTGCGCGGCCGGCTCCAGGGCGTCTTCATCGTGGTCGTGGCCGGTGGACCGCGCATCGCCGACGTGCTGCACGGCGCCAGCGCGGCCGCGGTCGGCACCGCGGCCGCCGCGGCCGGCGGCGGCGTGCTGGTCGTCATCGGCACCGTCGTCGCCGCGCTGCTCGCCCCGGCGTTCGTCCGCTACCGGATCACCCGCACGGCCTGACCGCGGCCGCGGAACCGCGTGGCCGCACCGGCGGCGGATACCGGGGGTCATGCGGCTCCCCACGCTCCCCGGCCCTCGCGATGTCGTCACCCTGGCCGAGCAGGTGGCCGGCGTCGTCCCCCGGCTGACCCGGCTGCTCGGTGACGCCGAGCTCCTCCTGGCCGACGCCCGCGCCACCCTGCGGCGCATCGAGCAGACCCGCCGCGACGCCGAGGCCGTGGTCGTCGCGGTGGCCGGCACCGAGCTGCGCGCCACCGACCTGGTGGCCGCCGCCGAGGCGCTGTTCCTGCGCATGGCGCCGACGCTCGAGCGCACCGCCGACGTCGTCGACCCGGCCACGGTCGAGGCCGCCGTCGGCCTGCTCGAGGAGCTGCGGACCGTGGCCCCCGACCTGCACGACCTCCTCGACGCCTCGGTCGAGCTCAACGAGCTGCTCACCCACCTGCCCGGCATGGGCCGGGTCAAGCGCAAGGTCGAGGAGGAGCAGCAGGAGGACGCCGGCTGACCCTCAGGTGATCAGCCCGCGCACGTACGCCGCCTGGCCGGCGTGCTGGGTGTCGTCGTTGAGCACGCTGATCAGGCGGACGCCGAGGGTGACCGGCGGGTCCCAGCGCTCGTCGACGACGCGGTCGAGGTCCTCGGCCGAGAGGCCGTCGAGGTAGGCCGCGGTGGCCTCGTGCACGGCCTCGAGGTAGGCGGTGAGCAGCTCGGCCGACGCGCGCACCTGGCCCACCTCCTCACTGCTCATCCCGTAGCCGATCGCGCCGACCTCGAAGGGCAGGCCGAAGCGCGAGACGAAGTCCTGCGCGGTCCACACCTGCTCGGTCCCGGCCACGTCGGCGACGTGGTCGTCCTGCACGCGGGCCAGGTGCCAGACCAGCCAGGCGATGGAGTTGGCGTCCGGCGTCGGACGGTGAGCCAGCTGGTCCTCGCTGAGCCCGTCGACCGCGCCGGCGGCGGTCTCGCGGACCCGGTCGAGGGCGTCCTGGAGCAGCTCTGAGGGCGTCATGGCCCGACGGTAACCAAGCGGTCCGTTCTGGATACCGGGGCGCCATGACCACGCGCTTCGGCTACACCCTCATGACCGAGCAGTCCGGCCCCCGCGAGCTCGTGCGCTACGCCGTCGGCGCCGAGCGCGCCGGCTTCGACTTCGAGGTCTCCAGCGACCACTACTCGCCGTGGCTGACCGAGCAGGGCCACGCGCCGTACGCCTGGACCGTGCTGGGCGCGGTGGCCCAGGCGACCGAGCGCGTGGACCTGATGACCTACGTGACCTGCCCGACGATGCGCTACCACCCCGCCGTCGTCGCGCAGAAGGCCGCGACCCTCGGGCTGCTCTCGGACAACCGGTTCACCCTCGGCCTGGGCAGCGGCGAGAACCTCAACGAGCACACCATCGGCGAGGGCTGGCCGGCCCTGGAGACCCGGCAGGAGATGCTCGAGGAGGCCGTGGAGATCATCCGGGCGCTGTTCGCCGGCGACCTGGTCACCTGGCGCGGCGACCACTTCGACGTGGACTCGGCCCGGCTGTGGGACCTCCCCGAGGAGCAGGTCCGCCTCGGCCTCGCGATCTCCGGCGAGCGCAGCATCGGCCGGTTCGCGCCGCTGGCCGACGACCTGATCGCGGTCGAACCCGACGGCGACGCCATCAAGGAGTGGAACGCCGTCGACGGCGTGGCCACGATCGGCGACGGCGCCCGCGCGATCGGCCAGATCCCGATCTGCTGGGGCCCCGACGAGGACGCCGCCGTGGAGAAGGCCCACGAGCAGTTCCGCTGGTTCGCCGGCGGCTGGAAGGTCAACGCCGACCTGCCCACCACCTCCGGCTTCGCCGGCGCCACCCAGTTCGTGCGCCAGGAGGACGTGGCCGACCAGATCGCCTGCGGCCCCGACCTGGACAAGATCGTCGAGAACGTCAGCGAGTTCTGGGAGGCCGGCTTCACCGACATCGCGCTCGTGCAGATCGGCGACGAGAGCCAGGACCAGTTCCTGAAGGAGGCCGCCGAGCCGCTGCTGGAGAAGCTGCGCACCGCCGCCCCGTAGCCGGCGTCCTTTCGCTGGGGTGAGAGGGGTCCTAGGGTGCCGCCATGCGTCGCGCGCTCCCGGTCTGCCTCAGCGCCCTGCTCCTCGCGAGCGCCCTCGGCAGCACGTCCGCCGACGGCGCCGCGTCGGTGGTGGTCGGCAGCACGGGGCCCGGCACCCCCTTCGCCTGCTCCGCACCCGCCTCGGGCTACCTGCTCACCCCGCTCACCAGCGCGACCGCGTCGTACACCGTCCCCGGCGCGGGCGTGCTGACGAGCGTGTCGTACGCCGCCGTGCCCAGCGGCCAGTTCCGCGTGGTGCTCTTCGGCCCCGGCGACACCCCCACCCGCCGGACCGTCCGGGCCTACACCGACGTCCTGACCGCGGCCGCCAACACCGTCACCACCGTCCCGGTCCGGATCCCGGTGGCGCCCGGCACGACCATCGGCCTCTGGCTCGCGCCCGGCGCGGGGATGCGGTGCGGGACGCAGACGGGCAACAGTGCCGACGCGTTTTCGGGCCGGACGGCCGACCCCACGGCGACCGCCGCCTTCGACACCGCCCAGGGCGGCAGCACGTTCAGCGTCTCCACGATCCCTGTCTCGGCGGTGTGGGAGCCCGACACCGACGGGGACGGCTACGGCGACACCTCCGGCGACCTGTGCCCGCAGTCCGCGGCGTACACCTCGGCCTGCCCGACCCCCGACACCACCCTCACCAAGGCCCCGCGGCTCATCTCGACCAAGCGCAAGGCCAAGGTGGCCTTCGGCTCGACCATCCCCGGCTCGACGTTCACCTGCGCGGTGGACAAGAAGCCGGCCAAGCCGTGCGCCTCGCCGTTGCGTCAGCGCTACGGCTACGGCCGGCACACCCTCCGCATCACCGCGATCAGCCCCCTCGGCGTCGCCGACCCCGCGCCCCTCGAGGTGCGGTTCAAGATCCGCAAGAAGAAGCGGTAGCCGTGGGCTCCCTCTGGGCCGAGCGGTCCTCGTCGTTCGGCACCGTGGCCCGGGCGTACGCCGAGCACCGGCCCGACTACGCGGCCGAGGCGATCGCGTGGTCCCTGGCCGGGGCGCGGCGGCCGGTGGCCGAGGTGCTCGACCTGGCCGCGGGCACCGGGGCGCTGACCGGCGGGCTGCTGGCGGCGGGCGTGGCGGTGACCGCGGTCGAGCCGGACGCCGAGATGCTCGGTGAGCTGCGCCGCCGGCACCCCGGCGTGCCCACGGCGCTCGGCCGGGCCGAGGCGATCCCGCTGGCCGACGAGGCGGTCGACGCGGTGCTGGTGGGGACGGCGTACCACTGGTTCGACCCCAACGGCGCGCTGCCGGAGATCGCGCGGGTGCTCCGCCCGGGCGGCGTGCTGGCGCTGCTCTACAACACCCCCGACGAGTCGGTGCCGTGGGTGGCCGAGCTCGGCCGGCTCTCGCGCTCCAGCGTGTCCACGCCGCCCGACGACGCGAAGTGGCAGCCGGACCTCACGGGCTTCGGCTCCGTCGAGATGGCCGCCTTCGCGCACCGGCAGCGGCGCACCGCGGTGTCGCTGACCGAGACCGTCGGCACCCACTCGCACACGGTGGTCATCCCGGCCGAGGAGCGGGCCGAGGTGCTGGGCCGGGTGCGGGCCTTCCTCGAGGAGAACCCCGCGACGGCGCACGGCGAGTTCGACCACCCGCTGCGCACCCGCGCGGCCCGCGCCGTGGTCCTCGGTCCCGCCTGACGCGGCGAGGCCCTCTCATGCGTCACGATGGCCCCGTGCGCCACACGATCCTCGCCCTGGGCGTCGCCGGCCTGCTCGCCGTCGGCGGCCCCGCCTCGGCCGACACCCTCGGCCAGACCACCGGTTCCGTCGTCGTCTGCGGGCCGCTGGTCACCGTGCCGGCCGCCGTCGTCCTGGCCACCCAGGCACCGGGCACCGCGACCTACACCGCGGCGACCTCCGGCGTCATCACGAGCTTCTCGCACCGCGCGAACGGCGCGGCCGGTGGCGTGCGGGCGGTCGTGCTGACCCCCGCGACGGCGGGCGGGACGAGGAGCGTGGCGGCCAAGAGCCCCGTGTTCCCCGTGACCGTCAACGCGGTCAACACCTTCGCGACCCGGCTGCCGATCGCGGCGGGCCAGTCGCTCGCCCTCGGCTTCACGGCGGTCAACATGGCCTGCGCGCTGCAGGTGGCACCCACCGACTCCACCCAGGTGGACACCGCGTTCGACCCCGACACGTCGGCGACGTTCACCCCGGCGGGCACGCTCTCGCCGGCGACGCCGCGCCCCAACATCTCCGCCGTGCTCGAGCCCGACGTGGACCGCGACGGGTACGGCGACACGACCCAGGACGCCTGCCCGCAGTCGGCGCTCAGCCAGGTGGCCTGCCCGGTGCCGGACACGACGATCACCAAGAAGCCGAAGCGCACGCGCGCCAACGCCAAGGTCAAGGTGAAGTTCACCTCGACGGTGGCCGGCTCGACGTTCGAGTGCAGCCTGGACGGCCGGAAGTTCCGGCCCTGCACGTCGCCGTACACCAAGAAGCTGGGCCGCGGCTCGCACGCCCTGCGCATCCGCGCGGTGAGCCCGGCCGGGCTGGTCGACCCCCAGCCGGCCAAGGTCAAGGTGCGGATCACCGGCTACTGATCCGCTAGACGCTCAGCCGCTCCAGCCGGGTCTCCAGCAGCTGGCGCCGGTGGGCGTTGGCGTGCAGGTCGACGTACGCCGGGCCGAACGAGGCCAGCAGCGCGTCGTCCAGGCGGCGCACGGCCGCCGGCGGGTAGCGGTAGGCCATCCGCTCGTGGATGGTGTCCTCGTCCACGCCGCGCAGCACGTCGGCCAGCTCGACCAGCGTGGTGATGCCGAGCTCGAGCAGCAGCCCGGAGATCCAGGCGTAGTGGTCGGTGCGCGACCAGCCCGCGTCGGCGTACTGCCCCGCGAGGAACGCCGCCAGCTCGCTCGGCGCGATGCGGGGGTCGTCGTCGGCCCGCTCGGCCGGCGTCGAGCCGCGCAGCCGCTCACGGATGGCGGCGAACTCCTGGTCCGCCAGCTCCAGCAGGCCGGCCGCCAGCGTGAAGCGCCGGTCGAACTCGCTGGCGTGCTCGGGCGGGACGGTGCCCTTGTAGCGGATGTCGTGCTCGAACTCCGCCCACGCGTGCTGCAGGACCGTGCGCAGCTGCACCTGGACCACGCGGCCGTCCACCTCGACCTGGAGGTGCCGGCTGGCGTAGCCGAACCGGCCCTGGCTCGCGGTGATCTCGCCCAGGTCGCGGTCGTCCAGCACGGTGAGCTGGGTGGCCAGCAGCGCGGCCACCGCCTCGACGTCGTCGCGGACGTAGGTGAGCACGCGCAGCCCGAGCTGGTCGCCGATGTCGCGCAGCGGGTCGGGGTAGAGCGGGCGACCGCCCTCGGTGCGCGCCGCCTTCTCCGCGAACGACGCCACGGCCTTGGCCCGGCCCTCGACGGTGAGGTAGTTGACGCCGGCCTCGTCGAGGATGTCGCGCACCAGCGCCACCGCCGCCTCGGCCGCGCCGACCAGCTCGTCGTGCCGCTCGGCGTACGCCTGGACCGCGGCGCGCACCGGGTCGTGCCGCCCGAGCGACGGGGTCACGATGAGGCCGGTCTCGTCGTCGCCGTACGTCGTCACCCGGTCGGGGTGGCGCGCGGCGAACCACACCACGTAGGCGCACACCACGGCGTCGACCTGGTCCTCGACGACCCGCAGCTGGCTCTTGCGCGTGGCGGCCATGACGTCGGAGCGCAGGCCGGCCCACGCCTCGTCGACGCTCACCACCGTCTCGACCAGGTCGAAGAGCCGCAGCAGCTCGCCGCGCAGGGACTCGAGGTCGCGGCCCGGCTTGGCCTTGTACTTCAGGGTCTTGTCGAGGCCGAAGAGCGCCACGGTGGCCGCGTGCGGGTAGACCTCGATCCCGGTGCGGTGCACCTCGAGCCCGAGCAGCGCGCACACGCGCGCCCCGCGGGTGAGCCCGTCGCGGAACTCGGGCTTGCCCGTGTTGGACGGGTGGGTGCCGGCCTCGTAGCGGCGGAAGTCCTTGCTCAGCGCGCGCTCGGCCGGCCGCGAACCCGTCGGGTTGGTGACCACCAGCGGCGCGTCGATGCCGGCCACGCAGTCCGGGCCCAGCCACGGCTCGAGCGCGGCCAGGATCTGCTCGTCGGTCCGCACGGCCGAGACGTGCACCAGGCGCGCGTCGTCGTCGAGCACCGCGAGCCCGGTGGGCTGCCGCTCGCCCCAGGCGAGGTCGATGCCGAGGTACGCCGTCACGGTCTCAACCTAGGGCTAGCGTGCGACAGGTGACCGGACCGCTCCACCGCCCGTACCCGCCCGACCGCTACCGCGGCACCGCCGGCGAGGTCTCCGCCTGGCTGCGACCGAGCACCAGCGAGCCCGAGATCCGCTACCGCGGCGGCGGGACGTGCGAGCAACTCGCGACCGGCGACCAGACCCACGGGACCTTCGGGCTCTACCGCTGGACCTTCGGCGCCGACCAGAGCGGCCCGGAGCCGCACTTCCACCGCGCCATCAGCGAGTCGTTCTACGTGCTCAACGGCGAGGTCGAGCTGTACGACGGCACCGGGTGGCGCACCGCCGGCGTCGGCGACTTCCTGCACGTCCCCGAGGGCGGGCTGCACGGCTTCCGCGGCTCCGACCACGCTGCGATGCTCCTGATGTTCGCGCCCGGCGGTCCGCGCGAGGACTACTTCGAGACCCTGGCCGGCCTCGCCGACCACCCGATGACCGAGGAGGAGCGGGTCGAGTTCATGCTCCGCCACGACACCTACTGGGTCTGAGTCACTCCGGGAGGGCGTGGGCCGGCAGGTCGCCCAGGCCGGCGAAGGCGTCAGAGTACGGCGCCACGTCGCCGGCCTCGGTCCACGAGCGCAGCTGCTGCGCCGTGCGCCGCGACGTGAGCGCGCGGCCCAGGTCGAAGTCGGAGGCCCGCAGCCGGGTCGGTGCGTCGAGCGGCCCCCAGCGCCAGGTGTCGCCGACCAGCGCGAGCCCGTCGGGCGCCGAGCGGCCGAACCGCTCGGCCATCCGGTCCCGCACCAGCGCGAAGCCCGCGGTGTCCCGCGCGCCGGGCCGGTCGACCGCCGAGCGCAGGTCCTGCTCGTGGATCACCACGTCGTTCAGCGGCCGGCTGCCGTGGTCGGCCATCCAGGCGACCAGGTCGGGCGCGAGCGCACGCCACTCGGCGACCAGCTCGGCGCCCGAGCGATCGCGCCGGGCCTCGACCTGCGCCTGGGTCCAGCCCGCGTGGTGGTCGTCCGGCTCGTCGCCGGCCAGCACGTCGGCGCCGAGGCCGATCATGTGGGCCAGCAGGTCCCGCGCCGTCCAGTCCGGGCAGGCCGGCACCCGGCGCTCCAGCGCGTCGGCGCTCAGCGCCTCGACCAGCCCGCACACCCGCTCGTGCGCGGCGGACCACTCGGCGATCGGGTCGGGACCGGTCACGAGACCTCCAGGGGGTCGGGCGGGCCGGGCACGGTGAGCACGGCGATGGCGGTGGTGGCCGGCACCGCGAGGACCAGCCCGATGCTGCTCGCGAAGGAGCGCACCAGCTCCTCCGCGATCTCCTCGGTGCCCAGCAGGTCCAGCCACGAACGGTCGTAGAGCGAGACCGCCAGCAGCAGCGTGAGCGACGTGCCGGCGTAGGCGAAGACGATGGTGTAGATCGTCGAGGCGATGTGGTCGCGCCCGATGCGCATGGCGCTGGTGAAGAGCCGGGCCCGGCTCAGCCCGGGCGCCGCCGCGCGCAGCTCCCACACCGCGGAGGCCTGCGTGATGGTGACGTCGTTGAGCACGCCGAGCCCGGCGATGACCACGGCGGCGACGAGGAGGTCCTGGAGCCGCACCGCGCCGGCGTACGTCGAGAGGACCTGGCCGCCCTCGTCGACCACCCCGGTCAGGTGCGCCGAGGTCACCGCCCACCAGCCGATCCCGGCGGTGAGCACCATGCCCGCGAGCGTCCCGGCCAGCGCCGCACTGGTGCGCAGCGAGAGGCCGTGGGTCGTGTAGAGGACGACGAACATGATCGCGGCCGAGGCCACCAGGGCGACCGGTACGGCGGACTCACCGGCCAGCAGAGCGGGCACCGCGAAGCCGCCGATGACCACCCCGGCCACGCCCAGGCCGACCAGCGCCATCAGCCCGCGCAGCCGCGCCACGGCCACGACGACCAGGACGAACAAGCCGCCCACCAGCCACAGCGGGGTGGACCGCTCGATCTCGAAGTAGCCGTAGGTCGCCGGCTGCCCGTCGGCGCCCGGGGTGCGCAGCAGCACCACCCGGTCGCCCTCCTCCAGCCCGGCCGCGGCGACCTGCGGCGGGATGCCGACGCTCACCTCGGTGCCGTCGTCGGGGCCTTCGGCGAGGGTCACCTCGAGCTGGCCGCAGTCGGTCTCGGTGCCGTCCGAGGGCGTGGGGCACGCCTTCTGCACCCGGTCGACGGTGGCCTCGGGGAACGTCGTCCCCTCGGCCGCGAAGCCCACCGAGCCCTGCAGCCGGTCGACCTCGCCGCGGTCGGGCCAGAGCAGCACGACGCCGACGACGGTCACCACCGCGACGGCGGCGAGGACCCCGAGCAGCACCAGGCGGGGCAGCGGTCGCACCTCCAGCTCGGTGTCGCCGTGAGCGTGGCTGTGGGAGTGGCCGGGCCCGCTCCCCGGCGGCGTCGGCTCGGCTCGGTGTGATCCCACGCCCGTCATGGTGCCGGGTCGGGCCCAGCACCGCGGACGGGACACCGGACGGGAGTGCCGTCCCGGCCGACGCGGGACCGCTGCCGCTGCCGGCCGGGACGTCGCGCCCACCAGGGTCGAGCCATGACCACGCACACCGCACCGCGGTCCCGGACCGCGCTCGTCTGGCTGGCCGGCCTGGGCCTGGCCGGCCTGACCGGTCTCGCCGCCCCGCCCGCCACGGCCGCCGCCGACCACACCCCCCAGGCCGCCCCGTCGTCGTACGCCGGGTCGATCGTCTTCATCAAGGCGAACAACGTCTGGCTGGCCAAGGGCGACGGCTCAGGGCAGTACCAGGTGACCACGAACGGGTCCGCGGACTCGCCGTGGTCCTCGCCCACCCAGTCCGACACCGGCGTGATCGCCGCGAGTCACGGCCAGGACATCGTCGTGATGAGCCAGAACGGCACCGTCCTGCGCACCATCGACCCGACACCGCTCACCGACTCGGTGAGCCACCCCGTCGACGGCGTCCCGCAGGACCTCGCGTTCTCGCCGGACGGCACCAAGATCGCCTACACATTCTACTCCTACGGCTGCCCGATCGGGGCCGACTGCCTGGCCCGCACCGCCACCGGCATCACGGCCGCGACGGGCCTCACCCCGGCGGCCACCTACGGCACGACCTACCAGCGGACGCCCTCCTGGATCGGCAACGGCCGCACGCTGCAGAGCGGCGGCTGGGGCAGTCACATGAAGCTCAAGGACGTCGGTGGTGCCGAGCAGCTGTGGTTCAACGACTACGACTACGCCGCAGACGCCACCGACCTGGGTGACGGTGAGGTCTCCCCGGACGGGCACTGGCTCGCGGCCGTGCGCGGCTACAGCAGCTCCGCGCAGATCATCTGGTACGCCGTCAGCGGCAACCCCGCCACCGACAACCCGCCCCCGGTCCCCGACCCGCGGTGCTCCACCGGGAAGCAGGCCGGCTTCGCCGACCCGACCTGGGCTCCGGACAGCAACGCCGTGGCCTGGCAGGAGCCGGACGGCATCTGGGTCAAGGACGACCCGGCCGACTGCACGGCGCCCCAGCCCCGGCTACTCGTCGCCGGCGGCTCGGAGCCGGACTGGTCCGCCGCGGCGGCCAACCCCGCCCCGCGCGCCTTCGCGGTCTCCGGCAAGCTCCAGGTGTCCGGCAAGGCCAAGGTCGGCAAGAGGCTCACGGCGGGCGTCCCGGCCTTCAGCCCGACGCCCTCCGCGATGACCTTCCAGTGGCTGCGCGGCGGCAAGCCGATCAAGGGCGCTACCGCCTCGACGTACAAGGTGACCAAGCAGGACCGCGGCAAGAAGCTCGCGGTGACCGTCACCGGCTCGCTCTCGGCGTACCCCTCGGTCTCGCTGACCAGCCCCGCGGTCACGGTCAAGAAGACAAAGAAGCGCCACCACCACCACCGCTGACCGGGGCCGCACCCGCCCACCCGTGCCCCGCGCCCCCGCACCGATGACCCTGGTGCGGGGGCGCGGTCTCCACGTCATGAGCACTCGACCGGGCGGCCCGAGCCGCCAGCCCACCCGCACCCGCAACCTGGCCGGGCGCTACGACCTCCCGGTGATGACGTGGTCAGCCGTCACCGCCCGGCTCGACTTCGGCGGGCTCACCCAGGCGCCCGGCAACGGCGGCCCGGATCGGCACACCTGCTGGCTCACCACCCTGGACGCCGACGGCGCGCCCCACACGACCGGCGTCGGAGCGGAGTGGGTCGACGGCTCCTGGTGGTTCGCCAGCGGCCGCAGCACCCGCAAGGGCCGCAACCTCGCGCGGGACCCGCGCTGCACCCTGGCCGTGGCGGTGGCCGACGTCGACCTCAGCGTCTCCGGCACCGCCGCGCCGGTGACCGAGCCGGCCAGCGTCGCCCGCCTGGCCGAGGTGTACGACGCCGACGGCTGGCCCTGCCGTGTCGACGACTCCGGCACCGCCCTCACCGCCGAGTTCAGCGCCCCGTCGGCCGGCGGGCCGCCCTGGCACGTCTACCGGATCGACGTGGCCTCCGTGGTCGCCCTCGGGGTCGCGGAGCCCGGCGGCGCCACCCGCTGGGACTTCTGAGGACCACCCGACCGGGCGTTGTCCCCAGGGTCCCGACTAGTCATGGTAAGAGGCACCCCGGTCATCTGGACCGGACGGGGCTAGTCCATGCACACCGGTGGACAATGCTGTGGATGACCTCTCGGCAGGCCCATGTCGACAAAGCCACCCGGCTGCTCCCGGGTGACCGGCCGGTGAACGGAC
This genomic window from Nocardioides anomalus contains:
- a CDS encoding cupin domain-containing protein, with amino-acid sequence MTGPLHRPYPPDRYRGTAGEVSAWLRPSTSEPEIRYRGGGTCEQLATGDQTHGTFGLYRWTFGADQSGPEPHFHRAISESFYVLNGEVELYDGTGWRTAGVGDFLHVPEGGLHGFRGSDHAAMLLMFAPGGPREDYFETLAGLADHPMTEEERVEFMLRHDTYWV
- a CDS encoding maleylpyruvate isomerase family mycothiol-dependent enzyme, with translation MTGPDPIAEWSAAHERVCGLVEALSADALERRVPACPDWTARDLLAHMIGLGADVLAGDEPDDHHAGWTQAQVEARRDRSGAELVAEWRALAPDLVAWMADHGSRPLNDVVIHEQDLRSAVDRPGARDTAGFALVRDRMAERFGRSAPDGLALVGDTWRWGPLDAPTRLRASDFDLGRALTSRRTAQQLRSWTEAGDVAPYSDAFAGLGDLPAHALPE
- a CDS encoding YibE/F family protein; its protein translation is MGSHRAEPTPPGSGPGHSHSHAHGDTELEVRPLPRLVLLGVLAAVAVVTVVGVVLLWPDRGEVDRLQGSVGFAAEGTTFPEATVDRVQKACPTPSDGTETDCGQLEVTLAEGPDDGTEVSVGIPPQVAAAGLEEGDRVVLLRTPGADGQPATYGYFEIERSTPLWLVGGLFVLVVVAVARLRGLMALVGLGVAGVVIGGFAVPALLAGESAVPVALVASAAIMFVVLYTTHGLSLRTSAALAGTLAGMVLTAGIGWWAVTSAHLTGVVDEGGQVLSTYAGAVRLQDLLVAAVVIAGLGVLNDVTITQASAVWELRAAAPGLSRARLFTSAMRIGRDHIASTIYTIVFAYAGTSLTLLLAVSLYDRSWLDLLGTEEIAEELVRSFASSIGLVLAVPATTAIAVLTVPGPPDPLEVS
- a CDS encoding pyridoxamine 5'-phosphate oxidase family protein, which gives rise to MSTRPGGPSRQPTRTRNLAGRYDLPVMTWSAVTARLDFGGLTQAPGNGGPDRHTCWLTTLDADGAPHTTGVGAEWVDGSWWFASGRSTRKGRNLARDPRCTLAVAVADVDLSVSGTAAPVTEPASVARLAEVYDADGWPCRVDDSGTALTAEFSAPSAGGPPWHVYRIDVASVVALGVAEPGGATRWDF